In Candidatus Rokuibacteriota bacterium, one DNA window encodes the following:
- a CDS encoding acyl-CoA dehydrogenase family protein: protein MSGAGGGRGFADVSYDEAMRRARALVPVLRERADRAEALREMPKETIDDLHRTGLLRFHQPRRWGGMELEFVSLFDVPAEIGRGCASTAWNVANLGVHHWMLALYDERAQEEVWSKNPDVLIASGIAYPQGRGRRVDGGFVISGLWNFSSGVDAAEWNMLAVTVRDGDRVVDHRMCLVPRSDYEIVDDWHVLGMRSTGSKSVRAADLFVPEHRALCMYLARGGSQFPGASVNPNPLYRVPLSALGSHCLAAAGVGNAQAALELTVEAIMDRSTSYTAMRMRDFQPVQLRVARAGAQIDGARLIIRTDCLEAQRIAEENRAPTIEEKLRFKRNVAYAMELCTEAVDTLHALAGANGVYDRHPIQRLFRDQHALAGHIGFSWDAQGAPWGLVVLGGEFSSPTL from the coding sequence GGGCCGAAGCGCTCCGGGAGATGCCGAAGGAGACAATCGACGATCTCCATCGCACCGGGCTCCTCCGGTTCCACCAGCCCCGGCGATGGGGCGGCATGGAGCTCGAGTTCGTCTCCCTGTTCGACGTCCCCGCCGAAATCGGTCGCGGCTGCGCCTCGACGGCCTGGAACGTCGCGAATCTCGGCGTCCACCACTGGATGCTCGCGCTCTACGATGAGCGGGCCCAGGAAGAGGTGTGGAGCAAGAACCCCGATGTCCTGATCGCCTCGGGCATCGCCTACCCGCAGGGCCGCGGCCGCCGGGTCGACGGCGGCTTCGTCATCAGCGGCCTCTGGAATTTCTCGAGCGGCGTCGATGCAGCGGAGTGGAACATGCTGGCGGTCACGGTCCGCGACGGCGATCGCGTCGTCGATCACCGGATGTGCCTCGTGCCGAGGAGCGACTACGAGATCGTCGACGACTGGCACGTGCTTGGCATGCGGAGCACCGGGTCCAAGTCGGTGCGCGCCGCGGACCTCTTCGTCCCGGAGCACCGGGCCCTGTGCATGTACCTGGCGCGTGGCGGCAGCCAGTTTCCCGGCGCGAGCGTCAACCCGAATCCGCTCTACCGGGTCCCCCTCTCCGCGCTCGGCTCGCACTGTCTTGCGGCGGCCGGGGTCGGCAATGCCCAGGCCGCACTCGAGCTGACGGTCGAGGCCATCATGGACCGGAGCACGAGCTACACGGCGATGCGTATGCGCGATTTCCAGCCCGTTCAGCTGCGCGTCGCCCGCGCGGGCGCGCAGATCGACGGGGCGCGGCTCATCATCAGGACGGACTGCCTCGAGGCCCAGCGGATCGCCGAGGAGAATCGTGCGCCGACGATCGAGGAGAAGCTCCGTTTCAAGCGTAACGTGGCCTACGCGATGGAGCTCTGCACCGAGGCGGTGGACACGCTCCACGCCCTGGCCGGCGCCAACGGCGTCTACGACCGGCATCCCATCCAGCGGCTCTTCCGGGACCAGCACGCGCTCGCGGGCCACATCGGCTTCAGCTGGGATGCCCAGGGCGCGCCCTGGGGGCTGGTCGTCCTCGGCGGCGAGTTCTCGAGTCCGACGCTCTGA